One Lutra lutra chromosome 7, mLutLut1.2, whole genome shotgun sequence DNA window includes the following coding sequences:
- the LOC125104403 gene encoding olfactory receptor 11G2-like gives MNVSSTETTNSVSHFILMGFPSSPEMQLLYFVLFSVVYTLTLMGNAAIVCAVQWDRRLHIPMYIFLGNFSLLEMCYVTTTVPNMLANFLSTSKSISFVSCFTQFYFFFSFGCDEGFFLCIMAFDRYLAICRPLYYPRIMTKQLYTGLAIFGWSGGFILFLTPVVLISQLPYCGPNTINHFVCDPVPLMLLSCSEDTITQFIYSTFNVIFMIGTFLFILCSYALVIVAVLRMPSAASKHKAFSTCASHLAVVTLFYGSIMVMYVSPGSRHPVKIQKFITLFYSIITPFCNPLIYSLRNKEMKTALRRIFKTKHGTHKI, from the coding sequence ATGAATGTGTCCAGCACAGAAACCACCAACTCCGTCAGCCACTTCATCCTCATGGGCTTTCCTTCAAGCCCAGAAATGCAGCTCCTCTACTTTGTGCTCTTCTCAGTAGTCTACACCCTGACTCTGATGGGGAATGCAGCCATTGTCTGTGCTGTGCAGTGGGACCGGCGTCTTCACATCCCCATGTACATCTTCTTGGGGAATTTCTCTCTCCTGGAAATGTGTTATGTCACCACGACCGTCCCTAATATGTTGGCCAATTTCCTGTCCACAAGCAAGTCTATCTCTTTTGTGAGCTGTTTCACACagttctacttcttcttctcaTTTGGGTGTGATGAGGGCTTCTTCCTTTGCATCATGGCCTTTGACAGGTACCTTGCCATCTGCCGTCCTCTATATTACCCACGCATCATGACTAAACAGCTGTACACTGGCCTTGCAATTTTTGGATGGTCAGGTGGGTTCATCCTCTTCCTAACCCCAGTTGTTCTAATTTCACAGTTGCCTTACTGTGGCCCAAATACCATCAACCATTTTGTGTGTGATCCTGTCCCACTGATGTTGCTGTCCTGTTCCGAAGACACCATCACTCAGTTCATTTACTCTACTTTCAATGTTATTTTCATGATTGGcacctttctctttattctttgctcCTATGCTCTGGTGATTGTGGCTGTGCTACGGATGCCCTCAGCAGCAAGCAAACATAAGGCTTTCTCCACATGTGCCTCTCATTTGGCAGTTGTCACCCTGTTTTATGGTTCCATCATGGTGATGTATGTTAGTCCTGGATCACGACACCCagtgaaaattcaaaaattcatcaccttattttattctataataaCACCCTTCTGCAATCCTCTAATATATAGCCTCAGGAACAAGGAGATGAAGACTGCTCTGAGGAGAATCTTTAAGACTAAACATGGTACTCATAAAATCTAA